In the Hordeum vulgare subsp. vulgare chromosome 7H, MorexV3_pseudomolecules_assembly, whole genome shotgun sequence genome, one interval contains:
- the LOC123410256 gene encoding cortical cell-delineating protein-like — protein MAPSKLALFLALNLVLLAAVQGCGPYCPPVVPTPPILPPFVPSTGGGSCSINTLKLGVCANVLNLLKLKIGVPANEQCCPLLGGLADLDAAVCLCTAIRANILGIKLNVPIDLTLLLNQCGKKCPTNFTCPI, from the coding sequence ATGGCGCCCTCCAAGCTCGCCCTCTTCCTCGCCCTGAACCTTGTCCTCCTTGCCGCCGTGCAGGGCTGCGGTCCCTACTGCCCACCGGTCGTCCCCACCCCGCCGATCCTTCCACCGTTCGTGCCGTCGACCGGCGGGGGCAGCTGCTCGATCAACACGTTGAAGCTGGGCGTGTGCGCCAACGTGCTGAACCTGCTGAAGCTCAAGATCGGCGTGCCGGCGAACGAGCAGTGCTGCCCACTCCTGGGCGGGCTCGCCGACCTCGACGCCGCCGTGTGCCTCTGCACCGCCATCAGGGCCAACATCCTCGGCATCAAGCTCAACGTCCCCATCGACCTGACCCTCCTCCTCAACCAGTGCGGCAAGAAGTGCCCAACCAACTTCACCTGCCCCATCTGA